In a single window of the Balneolaceae bacterium genome:
- a CDS encoding acyl-CoA carboxylase subunit beta: MSSNASQMPSLQEMIKQINETQQEIRRGGGDKRVAKQHNKGKMTARERVERLVDEDARFYELGIWAGHGMYEEEGGCPAGGVIMGVGKVSGRRCIVVANDATVKAGAWFPITAKKNLRAQEIALENHLPILYLVDSAGVYLPMQDEIFPDKEHFGRIFRNNAVLSARGIPQIAAIMGSCVAGGAYLPIMSDEALIVDGTGSVFLAGSYLVKAAIGEEVDNETLGGATTHTEISGVTDYKMEDDEECLSTVRDLVGKLGPFDTAGFNRAEPSEPETDPVELLDILPDDRTKPYDVHDLLKGIIDAGSFTEFKKGYGQTLVTGFARIDGWSVGVVANQRKVVRNKQGEMQIGGVIYSDSADKAARFVMNCNQKKIPILFLQDVSGFMIGKRSEHGGIIKDGAKMVNAVANSTVPKITVIVGNSYGAGNYAMCGRAYDPRFIYAWPSAQIAVMGGTQAAKVLTQIRVSSLKKKGEEITEEEEQQIMREIRERYEEQTDVRYAAARMWVDEIINPVETRERVSEAIACANHNPDIPEFKTGVMQV; this comes from the coding sequence ATGAGCTCCAACGCCTCCCAGATGCCTTCCCTCCAGGAGATGATAAAGCAGATTAACGAGACCCAGCAGGAAATACGCAGGGGAGGGGGCGATAAACGTGTGGCCAAACAACATAACAAAGGCAAGATGACCGCCAGGGAGCGCGTGGAACGGCTGGTGGATGAGGACGCCAGGTTCTACGAGCTGGGAATTTGGGCCGGCCACGGAATGTACGAGGAGGAGGGAGGTTGCCCGGCCGGCGGGGTGATCATGGGCGTTGGCAAGGTGAGCGGACGTCGCTGCATCGTCGTGGCCAACGACGCCACAGTCAAGGCGGGCGCATGGTTCCCCATCACCGCCAAGAAGAACCTGCGTGCCCAGGAGATCGCCCTTGAAAACCACCTGCCCATCCTCTACCTGGTCGACTCGGCCGGGGTTTACCTGCCCATGCAGGACGAGATTTTTCCGGACAAGGAGCACTTTGGCCGCATTTTCCGCAACAACGCCGTGCTCAGCGCCCGCGGCATCCCACAGATCGCCGCCATCATGGGCAGCTGCGTGGCGGGCGGGGCCTACCTGCCCATCATGAGCGACGAGGCGCTGATCGTGGATGGCACGGGCAGCGTCTTTCTGGCAGGCAGCTACCTGGTGAAAGCCGCCATAGGCGAGGAGGTGGACAACGAAACCCTCGGCGGGGCCACCACCCATACAGAGATCAGCGGGGTGACCGACTACAAGATGGAAGACGACGAGGAGTGCCTGTCCACCGTGCGCGACCTGGTCGGCAAGCTGGGGCCCTTCGACACGGCGGGCTTCAACCGGGCCGAGCCCAGTGAGCCCGAGACCGACCCCGTCGAACTGCTCGACATCCTGCCCGACGACCGTACCAAACCGTATGATGTGCACGACTTACTCAAAGGGATTATCGACGCCGGCAGCTTTACCGAATTCAAAAAGGGTTACGGGCAGACTCTTGTGACCGGCTTCGCCCGCATCGACGGCTGGAGCGTGGGCGTGGTGGCCAACCAGCGCAAAGTGGTACGCAACAAGCAGGGCGAGATGCAGATCGGCGGGGTGATCTACTCCGACTCGGCCGACAAGGCGGCCCGTTTTGTCATGAATTGCAACCAGAAGAAAATCCCCATTCTTTTCCTGCAGGATGTCTCCGGTTTTATGATCGGCAAGCGCAGCGAGCACGGCGGCATCATCAAGGACGGGGCCAAAATGGTCAACGCCGTGGCCAACAGCACCGTGCCCAAAATCACCGTCATTGTCGGCAACAGCTACGGGGCGGGCAACTATGCCATGTGCGGACGCGCCTACGATCCGCGTTTTATCTACGCCTGGCCGTCGGCGCAGATCGCCGTCATGGGGGGCACCCAGGCGGCCAAGGTATTGACGCAGATCCGCGTCTCCTCCCTCAAGAAAAAAGGCGAAGAGATTACGGAGGAGGAAGAGCAGCAGATCATGCGGGAGATACGCGAGCGATACGAAGAGCAGACCGACGTGCGCTACGCCGCCGCCCGCATGTGGGTGGATGAGATTATTAATCCCGTGGAAACCCGGGAACGCGTCTCCGAGGCTATCGCCTGCGCCAACCACAACCCCGACATCCCCGAATTCAAGACCGGCGTGATGCAGGTATGA
- a CDS encoding GWxTD domain-containing protein — protein sequence MPSFPARLIAAPRRLALLTLVLLLAAGWQPAEAQRPMQYRSLLMQSQMQPLYFDYFTLPADSGAPLTFHAIFKLPYSTLPFRKAAEGDSTASFFSTAQLSIEIFHGTAEDLHEPREVEVDGREAVGRAAWTDTARVTTYERTQSRDHFLEGSLTVGLEPGVYVYVVQLSRGGDTEGITSRARAVQVRPYDDQRHGDILFGKRVNGESLRLLNIGNSVPYAEDFDALVHLPGHGEGDRYAVHVQRLRVQDEDTTAEATVWESNLDASQLADDRNPVFDSEAISVRLAPGGGTYALLGVPNSRFPNDWYRMTVTRGEDGPVVARRTYRSLWRNMPAALYNLEIAVDMLRFIADESTVRDIRRGSQAEIERKFRNFWEERDPTPDTEFNELMAEYYRRVDHAFREFTTEETPGYETDQGRIYIQYGEPRKVERTYPAGEPTTEIWIYEQRRFVFQATSGYGDFQLVNG from the coding sequence ATGCCCAGCTTTCCCGCCCGTCTCATCGCCGCTCCCCGTCGCCTCGCCCTCCTCACGCTCGTCCTGCTGCTGGCCGCCGGATGGCAGCCGGCGGAGGCGCAGCGCCCCATGCAGTACCGGAGCCTGCTCATGCAGAGCCAGATGCAGCCTCTGTACTTCGACTATTTCACGCTGCCTGCCGATTCCGGCGCACCCCTGACGTTTCATGCCATCTTCAAGCTGCCCTACAGCACCCTCCCCTTCCGCAAAGCGGCCGAGGGCGACAGCACCGCATCCTTCTTCAGTACGGCGCAGCTAAGCATCGAAATCTTCCACGGCACCGCAGAGGACCTGCACGAGCCGCGAGAGGTGGAGGTAGACGGGCGTGAGGCTGTCGGCCGGGCCGCATGGACCGATACCGCCCGTGTCACAACCTATGAGCGCACGCAGTCACGCGACCATTTCCTTGAGGGCAGCCTCACCGTAGGTCTCGAGCCCGGCGTCTACGTCTACGTGGTACAGCTGAGCCGGGGGGGTGATACCGAGGGGATCACCTCGCGTGCGCGCGCCGTGCAGGTACGGCCCTACGACGATCAGCGGCACGGCGATATACTCTTCGGAAAGCGTGTAAACGGAGAGTCCCTCAGGCTGTTGAACATAGGTAACAGTGTGCCCTACGCGGAGGATTTTGACGCCCTGGTGCACCTGCCCGGACACGGAGAGGGCGACCGTTACGCCGTGCACGTGCAGAGACTGCGGGTGCAGGACGAAGACACCACCGCTGAGGCCACCGTATGGGAATCCAATCTGGACGCCTCGCAGCTGGCGGACGACCGGAATCCGGTCTTCGATTCCGAAGCGATTTCCGTCCGGCTGGCGCCGGGCGGGGGTACCTACGCCCTGCTGGGCGTGCCCAACAGCCGCTTTCCGAACGACTGGTACCGCATGACGGTAACCCGCGGTGAGGACGGTCCGGTGGTGGCCCGCCGCACCTACCGCTCCCTCTGGCGCAACATGCCCGCAGCCCTCTACAACCTGGAGATAGCGGTGGACATGCTGCGCTTCATCGCCGACGAGAGCACCGTCCGGGATATCCGACGCGGCTCGCAAGCCGAAATTGAACGCAAGTTCCGCAACTTCTGGGAAGAGCGCGATCCCACTCCCGACACCGAATTCAATGAGCTGATGGCCGAATACTACCGGCGTGTGGACCATGCCTTCCGAGAGTTTACCACTGAGGAGACGCCCGGCTATGAGACCGACCAGGGCCGCATCTACATACAGTACGGGGAACCCCGGAAGGTGGAGCGAACCTACCCCGCCGGCGAGCCCACCACGGAGATCTGGATTTACGAGCAGCGCCGCTTTGTCTTCCAGGCTACCAGCGGTTACGGCGATTTTCAGCTGGTGAACGGCTGA
- the pdxA gene encoding 4-hydroxythreonine-4-phosphate dehydrogenase PdxA: protein MSMRLAISLGDYNGIGPEVVLKALSERSAGGPTPVLLGSEAVLRFYASRMQRPPSWRMASGPGDLAEGELNLLPAYGTEDEPNPGVLSEAAGLAAMKAVETGVDLCLQGHVHGLVTAPISKEAVNRAGYRIPGHTEFLAERTGASSVLMVMVRDNLRVALLTGHLPLAEVAGQLDGEALDRSLKMLNRSLQDDFGVEEPRIAVLGLNPHAGDGGVIGEEELRIIGPRLDRARQTGLRVSGPHPADAFFGNRSYESHDAVLAMYHDQGLIPFKTLSFGRGVNVTAGLPIVRTSPDHGTAFDIAGTNSARPTSFAAAWELAGRLARNRSDGEKMQET from the coding sequence ATGTCCATGCGCCTCGCCATCAGCCTGGGAGATTATAACGGCATAGGACCCGAGGTGGTCCTCAAGGCTCTCTCGGAGCGGAGCGCCGGCGGACCCACCCCGGTGCTGCTGGGCAGCGAGGCCGTGCTGCGCTTTTACGCCTCCCGCATGCAGCGCCCCCCCTCCTGGCGTATGGCTTCCGGACCCGGCGACCTGGCCGAAGGCGAACTGAATCTGCTGCCGGCCTACGGCACGGAGGACGAGCCCAATCCCGGCGTCCTCTCCGAAGCTGCGGGTCTGGCCGCCATGAAGGCCGTCGAGACGGGCGTGGACCTCTGTCTGCAGGGCCATGTGCACGGACTGGTGACGGCCCCCATCTCGAAGGAGGCGGTGAACCGAGCCGGCTACCGCATCCCCGGCCACACCGAATTCCTGGCCGAACGCACCGGAGCGTCGTCGGTGCTGATGGTGATGGTACGCGATAACCTGCGCGTAGCCCTGCTCACCGGACACCTGCCCCTGGCGGAAGTGGCCGGACAGCTGGACGGAGAGGCGCTGGACCGCAGCCTCAAGATGCTGAACCGCTCCCTGCAGGATGATTTCGGGGTGGAGGAGCCCCGCATTGCGGTTCTGGGACTCAACCCGCATGCCGGCGATGGGGGCGTGATCGGCGAGGAGGAGCTGCGCATCATAGGCCCGCGGCTGGACCGGGCGCGGCAGACGGGCCTGCGTGTGAGCGGTCCCCACCCGGCCGACGCTTTCTTCGGCAACCGAAGCTACGAGTCGCACGACGCCGTGCTGGCCATGTACCATGACCAGGGCCTCATCCCTTTCAAGACCCTCTCCTTCGGGCGGGGGGTGAACGTTACCGCGGGCCTGCCCATCGTACGCACCTCGCCCGACCACGGCACGGCCTTCGATATTGCCGGTACGAACAGCGCCCGTCCCACCTCTTTCGCGGCGGCCTGGGAGCTGGCCGGGCGACTGGCCCGCAACCGGTCAGACGGGGAAAAAATGCAGGAGACGTAA
- a CDS encoding class I SAM-dependent methyltransferase yields MNDDTRPEYSKLAEVYDALMEDVDYAYWADFIDALMQQHHPDPRHVLEVACGTGSLAISLDELDCYEITATDKSPDMIRQARRKGREAGSEVDFRVMDFLDIDLDQRYDVVFSVFDSVNYLHSTRQVDAMLQETRRVLRPGGLLIFDFTTPRNSIQAIRYLNNEEGYAEGGYRYFRKSRYDPEEKIHYNDFRIEKLADDRETVLREFRELHRQRIYTLTEMREVVAATDYRLAAAYKGFEMEEADNRSLRITMVLRCPIDRS; encoded by the coding sequence GTGAACGACGACACCCGCCCCGAATACAGCAAGCTGGCGGAGGTCTACGACGCCCTTATGGAGGACGTGGACTACGCCTACTGGGCCGATTTCATCGACGCCCTCATGCAACAGCACCATCCGGATCCCCGCCACGTGCTGGAGGTTGCCTGCGGCACGGGCTCCCTGGCTATCTCTCTGGACGAACTGGACTGCTACGAGATCACCGCCACCGACAAATCGCCCGACATGATCCGCCAGGCCCGCCGCAAGGGTCGCGAGGCGGGCTCGGAGGTGGATTTCCGCGTGATGGACTTTCTGGATATCGACCTGGATCAGCGCTACGATGTGGTCTTTTCGGTCTTCGACAGCGTCAACTACCTCCACAGCACCCGTCAGGTGGATGCCATGCTGCAGGAGACACGCAGGGTGCTGCGTCCCGGGGGACTGCTTATCTTCGATTTTACCACGCCCCGCAACTCCATCCAGGCCATCCGGTACCTGAACAACGAGGAGGGCTACGCGGAGGGCGGCTACCGCTATTTCCGTAAAAGCCGATACGACCCTGAGGAAAAAATTCACTATAATGACTTCCGCATAGAAAAGCTCGCCGACGACCGGGAAACGGTGCTCCGCGAGTTCCGCGAGCTGCACCGGCAGCGCATCTACACGCTGACCGAGATGCGGGAGGTCGTCGCGGCCACCGACTACCGCCTGGCCGCCGCCTACAAAGGTTTTGAAATGGAGGAGGCCGACAACAGGAGCCTCCGCATAACCATGGTACTGCGATGTCCGATCGATCGGTCATAG
- the ftsE gene encoding cell division ATP-binding protein FtsE — MSDRSVIEFEQVCVSYDHRMVLDHVDFSLGNGEFAYLIGQTGAGKSSFLKLIYRDILPDAGRVRVADMDICSMSHSQVPHLRRRLGIVFQDFQLLPDRTVYDNVAFALQVTGEKKSRIKQRVVEVLGMVGLSHKRKSMPGDLSGGEQQRVVIARALANEPRILLADEPTGNLDPEASQAIMELLQQINNRGMAVLMVTHDYDTVKEYPFRTVRLRNGTLREISAEQL, encoded by the coding sequence ATGTCCGATCGATCGGTCATAGAATTTGAACAGGTATGCGTAAGCTACGACCACCGCATGGTGCTCGACCACGTGGACTTCAGCCTGGGCAACGGCGAATTCGCCTACCTGATCGGCCAGACCGGGGCCGGAAAGAGCTCCTTCCTGAAACTCATATACCGCGACATCCTGCCCGACGCCGGCAGGGTGCGGGTGGCCGACATGGATATATGCAGTATGTCCCACAGCCAGGTGCCCCACCTGCGCCGCCGCCTCGGCATCGTCTTCCAGGATTTCCAGCTTCTTCCCGACCGCACGGTCTACGATAACGTGGCATTCGCCCTGCAGGTGACCGGCGAGAAGAAGAGCCGCATCAAACAGCGGGTGGTCGAGGTGCTGGGTATGGTGGGACTCAGCCACAAGCGCAAGAGTATGCCGGGCGACCTTTCGGGAGGCGAGCAGCAGCGGGTGGTCATTGCCCGCGCCCTGGCCAACGAGCCGCGCATCCTGCTGGCCGACGAGCCCACGGGCAATCTGGATCCGGAGGCCTCCCAAGCCATCATGGAACTCCTGCAGCAGATCAACAACCGGGGCATGGCCGTGCTGATGGTTACCCACGACTACGATACGGTCAAGGAGTATCCCTTCCGCACGGTCAGGCTCCGGAACGGCACGCTCCGAGAAATCAGCGCCGAACAGCTCTGA
- the queG gene encoding tRNA epoxyqueuosine(34) reductase QueG — MDLRERTQRVREEAHRLGFDACGFARARRLEAEERRLEEWLGQGRHGEMSWMENHFDKRVDPTRLVPGSRSVVSVIGSYWHPDHERMRREGEAPKIAKYAQGRDYHRVYKKKLKKLFAFTEELVGELRGRVFVDSAPVLDKAWAARSGLGWIGKNSNLLNRDIGSFFFIGEMIVDADFVYSAAVTDHCGSCTRCIDACPTDAIYEPYRVDATRCISYLTIELKEQVPEEHRKSLGDWVFGCDICQDVCPWNNDPEFGRMEDLHPREKVTRRDLEFWEHLQLEEYDEIFEGSAVRRAKFDKFKNNLELVLEG; from the coding sequence ATGGACCTTCGTGAACGTACGCAGCGCGTCCGGGAAGAGGCCCACAGGCTGGGTTTCGACGCCTGCGGCTTCGCCCGGGCCAGGCGCCTGGAGGCCGAGGAGCGGCGACTGGAGGAGTGGCTCGGCCAGGGGCGCCACGGTGAGATGAGCTGGATGGAAAACCACTTCGACAAGCGCGTGGACCCCACCCGTCTGGTGCCCGGTTCCCGCTCGGTGGTCTCGGTCATCGGCAGCTACTGGCACCCCGACCACGAGCGCATGCGCCGTGAGGGCGAGGCCCCCAAAATCGCCAAATACGCCCAGGGGCGCGACTACCACCGGGTCTACAAAAAGAAGCTCAAGAAGCTCTTCGCCTTCACCGAGGAGTTGGTGGGGGAACTTCGGGGGCGGGTTTTCGTCGATTCTGCGCCGGTGCTTGACAAGGCCTGGGCCGCGCGCAGCGGACTGGGCTGGATCGGCAAGAACTCGAACCTGCTCAACCGCGACATCGGCTCCTTCTTCTTCATCGGGGAGATGATCGTGGACGCCGATTTCGTCTACAGCGCGGCGGTGACCGACCACTGCGGCAGCTGCACCCGCTGCATCGACGCCTGTCCCACCGACGCCATCTACGAGCCCTACCGCGTGGACGCCACGCGCTGCATATCCTACCTCACCATCGAGCTCAAGGAGCAGGTGCCCGAAGAACACCGCAAAAGCCTGGGCGACTGGGTCTTCGGCTGCGACATCTGCCAGGACGTCTGTCCCTGGAACAACGACCCGGAGTTCGGCCGCATGGAGGATCTGCACCCGCGCGAGAAGGTCACCCGCCGCGACCTGGAATTCTGGGAACACCTGCAGCTGGAGGAGTACGACGAGATTTTCGAGGGTAGCGCGGTGAGAAGGGCAAAATTCGACAAATTCAAAAACAACCTGGAGCTGGTGCTGGAAGGCTGA
- a CDS encoding sigma-70 family RNA polymerase sigma factor has translation MSENNGSGHSEDDAPRENASSSSREDDVLVEAAIGGDEQAYGKLVDKYERALYFHVLKMIKDREQVEDLVQEAFVKAFNNLNTYSNSYAFSTWLYRIATNHTIDYLRKKKLQTLSIDEPMKTRDGEMQMQLPDEDAGADRRILRKQRQRMVQEAIQDLPEKYRKVIEMRHMEEKSYQEIADVLDLPLGTVKAHIFRARELLYKELKDKKDKF, from the coding sequence ATGTCAGAGAATAACGGATCGGGACATAGCGAAGACGACGCCCCCCGGGAGAACGCCTCCTCGAGCAGCCGGGAGGACGACGTGCTGGTCGAGGCCGCCATCGGAGGCGACGAGCAGGCTTACGGCAAGCTGGTGGACAAGTACGAGCGGGCGCTCTACTTCCACGTCCTCAAGATGATCAAGGACCGCGAGCAGGTGGAGGACCTGGTCCAGGAGGCCTTCGTCAAGGCCTTCAACAACCTGAATACCTACAGCAACAGCTACGCTTTCTCCACCTGGCTCTACCGCATCGCCACCAACCACACCATCGACTACCTGCGAAAGAAGAAGCTGCAGACCCTGTCGATCGACGAGCCCATGAAGACGCGGGACGGAGAGATGCAGATGCAGTTGCCCGACGAAGACGCCGGGGCCGACCGGCGTATCCTGCGCAAACAGCGCCAGCGCATGGTGCAGGAGGCCATCCAGGATCTCCCCGAAAAATACAGGAAGGTGATCGAGATGCGCCACATGGAGGAGAAAAGCTACCAGGAGATCGCCGACGTGCTCGACCTGCCGCTGGGCACGGTGAAGGCGCACATCTTCCGGGCGCGCGAACTGCTCTACAAGGAGCTGAAGGACAAGAAGGACAAGTTCTGA
- a CDS encoding Ppx/GppA phosphatase family protein, giving the protein MYAAIDIGSNTVLLLVARPSSTGAPLLETLHEEQRMPRLGRGVDRSGNLGGEPVARTLEALADYRYLLKEEYPDLREVAVTATSAVRDAGNREEFLSRVRRETGFEVRLLSGPGEAALTYAGATAVLVGEEGTRTTVVDIGGGSTEIARGTRRLRDRWSLDMGCVRYTERFLSGDPPSPGQAEACREAARDYLRRELPEGPFGGRLVGVAGTVTSLGMLDAGLEVYDPYRLNGRRVSLEETAAWSRLLLEMSADERAQRWPGFLAGRADILPAGLLILEACMEVLGFDAVTVSCGGLRHGAVREMAGI; this is encoded by the coding sequence GTGTACGCCGCCATCGACATAGGGAGCAATACCGTTCTGCTGCTGGTGGCCCGTCCCTCCTCCACCGGCGCCCCCCTGCTGGAGACCCTGCATGAAGAGCAGCGCATGCCGCGGCTGGGTCGCGGGGTGGACCGCAGCGGCAATCTGGGCGGGGAGCCGGTGGCGCGCACCCTGGAGGCGCTGGCCGACTACCGGTATCTGCTGAAGGAGGAGTATCCGGACCTGCGGGAGGTGGCCGTGACGGCTACCTCGGCCGTGCGCGACGCGGGCAACCGGGAGGAATTCCTGTCGCGCGTTCGGCGGGAGACCGGCTTTGAGGTGCGCCTGCTGTCGGGCCCCGGGGAGGCGGCTCTCACCTATGCCGGGGCCACCGCCGTGCTGGTCGGGGAGGAGGGAACTCGCACGACGGTGGTGGACATCGGGGGTGGCAGCACGGAGATTGCGCGGGGCACGCGACGGCTGCGCGATCGCTGGTCCCTCGACATGGGCTGCGTGCGCTACACCGAGCGCTTCCTGTCGGGCGACCCGCCCTCGCCCGGGCAGGCCGAAGCCTGCCGGGAGGCCGCGCGCGACTACCTGCGGAGGGAGCTCCCGGAAGGGCCTTTCGGCGGCAGACTGGTGGGCGTGGCAGGCACCGTCACCTCCCTGGGCATGCTGGATGCGGGACTGGAAGTCTACGATCCCTACCGGTTGAACGGGCGGCGCGTGAGCCTGGAGGAGACGGCGGCCTGGAGCCGACTGCTGCTTGAAATGAGCGCCGATGAGCGCGCACAGCGCTGGCCGGGATTTCTGGCTGGCCGGGCCGACATCCTGCCGGCGGGACTGCTCATTCTGGAGGCCTGTATGGAGGTGCTGGGCTTCGACGCGGTGACCGTTTCCTGCGGCGGACTGCGCCACGGTGCGGTGCGGGAGATGGCCGGTATTTGA
- the prmA gene encoding 50S ribosomal protein L11 methyltransferase, translating into MNYLKLVISVAGRYQESLIAELMEMEFNGFEQQEERIITYVPRGRLSAGDRERIEGILADCPGEGRVESEKVIADRNWNEQWERTIRPQRIGPFLVRPTWSREAATGEAVVLEIDPKMSFGTGYHETTRLMLRALPGLLDEGDRVLDAGTGTGILAIAACKLGASRALSVDIDRWSVTNARENVLLNGVKACVEVRLGSLEAVDEEERFELAMANIERNTIVELLEPMAARLAPGGRLLLSGLLSSDRGAVEEALPAGLQLTGESRENDWIALTARRTGS; encoded by the coding sequence ATGAACTACCTCAAACTGGTCATCTCGGTCGCCGGCCGCTACCAGGAATCCCTCATCGCCGAGCTGATGGAGATGGAGTTCAACGGCTTCGAGCAGCAGGAGGAGCGTATCATCACCTACGTGCCACGGGGGCGCCTGTCGGCGGGCGACCGCGAACGCATTGAGGGTATCCTGGCGGACTGTCCCGGCGAGGGGCGCGTCGAATCGGAGAAGGTCATCGCCGACAGGAACTGGAACGAGCAGTGGGAGCGGACCATCCGTCCCCAGCGCATCGGCCCCTTTCTGGTGCGTCCCACCTGGTCCCGTGAAGCAGCCACAGGCGAGGCCGTGGTGCTTGAGATCGACCCCAAGATGTCCTTCGGCACCGGCTACCACGAAACCACCCGCCTCATGCTGCGCGCGCTCCCGGGTCTGCTGGACGAGGGCGACCGGGTGCTGGACGCGGGAACGGGCACCGGCATCCTGGCTATCGCCGCCTGCAAGCTGGGGGCCTCCCGGGCGCTGTCGGTGGACATCGACCGTTGGAGCGTAACCAATGCGAGGGAGAACGTGCTGCTGAACGGGGTGAAGGCGTGCGTGGAGGTGCGCCTCGGTTCCCTCGAGGCGGTGGACGAGGAGGAGCGTTTTGAGCTGGCGATGGCCAACATCGAGCGCAACACCATCGTGGAGCTGCTGGAGCCCATGGCCGCGCGCCTGGCTCCCGGTGGACGCCTTCTGCTGTCGGGGCTGCTGAGCAGCGACCGCGGGGCGGTGGAGGAGGCCCTGCCCGCCGGACTGCAGCTCACCGGCGAAAGCCGCGAGAACGACTGGATCGCGCTGACTGCCCGGCGTACGGGCTCCTGA
- a CDS encoding M28 family peptidase gives MHRGASVIASLVVGILLLAGCTGSDRSRLNFQQQGREVPAFSADSAYAHVETQLSFGPRNPGSEGHRRTRSWLIDKLGAYAGEHAVYAQDFTRVIDSDTLELSNIIAAFNTSSPDRILLCAHWDTRPRAERDSLHPDQPIPGADDGGSGTAVLLELARMFRDHPPPIGVDIVLFDGEDYGREGSLENYFLGSRYWSANPPVPEYSPRFGILLDMVGGQNAHFPREGNSLQYAPALVNEIWSIAGEQGHGDLFVQTEGAPVSDDHVVINRVLGIPTIDIIHYRNAEGGGVQFPPYWHTQRDDLDIIDRSVMDAVGGVVAELVYNRVR, from the coding sequence GTGCATAGAGGCGCTTCCGTCATAGCGAGCCTGGTCGTGGGAATCCTGCTGCTGGCCGGCTGCACGGGCAGCGACCGTTCGCGGCTCAATTTTCAGCAGCAGGGCAGGGAGGTGCCCGCCTTTTCGGCCGACAGCGCCTACGCCCACGTGGAGACCCAGCTCTCCTTCGGTCCCCGCAACCCCGGCAGCGAGGGTCACCGGCGCACCCGCAGCTGGCTTATCGACAAGCTGGGCGCCTACGCCGGCGAGCATGCGGTCTACGCGCAGGACTTTACGCGCGTGATTGACAGCGACACCCTGGAGCTTTCGAACATCATCGCCGCCTTCAACACCTCCAGTCCCGACCGCATCCTGCTCTGCGCGCACTGGGATACCCGCCCGCGCGCCGAGCGCGACTCCCTGCATCCCGATCAGCCCATTCCCGGGGCGGACGACGGGGGCAGCGGCACGGCCGTGCTGCTGGAGCTGGCGCGCATGTTCCGCGACCATCCGCCGCCCATCGGGGTGGACATCGTGCTTTTCGACGGGGAGGACTACGGGCGGGAGGGCAGCCTGGAGAACTATTTCCTGGGATCCCGCTACTGGTCCGCCAACCCGCCGGTGCCCGAATACAGCCCGCGCTTCGGCATCCTGCTCGACATGGTGGGCGGGCAGAACGCCCACTTTCCGCGCGAGGGCAACTCCCTGCAGTACGCCCCGGCGCTTGTCAACGAGATCTGGTCCATCGCCGGCGAGCAGGGGCACGGCGACCTTTTCGTGCAGACCGAGGGGGCGCCGGTCTCGGACGACCATGTGGTGATCAACCGCGTGCTGGGAATTCCCACCATCGACATCATCCACTACCGCAACGCCGAAGGCGGGGGCGTGCAGTTCCCGCCCTACTGGCACACCCAGCGGGACGACCTGGATATCATCGACCGCTCGGTGATGGACGCCGTGGGCGGCGTGGTGGCAGAACTGGTCTATAACCGGGTGCGCTGA
- a CDS encoding SDR family NAD(P)-dependent oxidoreductase, translating to MNRRIEGKRALVTGATAGIGRATARLLAEAGCEVAVTGRREERLQELREEIEEVCDVPVHTGAFDLRDRGDCRDFLEGLPGPVDILVNNAGLAYGTDAVYEADFDDWDAMIDTNVKALLTMTRLVSPSMREREEGHIINIGSIAGHESYAGGAVYCATKHAVKAITEATKKDLHGTPVRVSMVSPGLVETEFSMVRYRGDRERAESVYENMQPLVAEDIAEIVVFVAGRPPHVNIMDTVVFPVAQSSSSMVWREGEDARA from the coding sequence ATGAACCGACGCATCGAGGGTAAACGCGCACTGGTAACGGGAGCCACGGCCGGCATCGGACGCGCGACGGCGCGGCTGCTGGCGGAGGCCGGCTGCGAGGTGGCTGTCACCGGACGGCGGGAGGAGCGCCTGCAGGAGTTGCGCGAGGAGATCGAGGAGGTATGCGATGTGCCCGTGCACACCGGCGCATTCGACCTGCGCGACCGCGGCGACTGCCGCGATTTCCTGGAGGGCCTGCCGGGACCGGTGGACATCCTGGTGAACAACGCCGGGCTGGCCTACGGCACCGATGCGGTGTATGAGGCGGACTTCGACGACTGGGATGCCATGATCGACACCAACGTGAAGGCCCTGCTGACCATGACGCGGCTGGTGAGTCCCTCCATGCGCGAGCGCGAAGAGGGACACATTATCAACATCGGCTCCATCGCCGGACACGAAAGCTACGCCGGCGGGGCGGTCTACTGCGCCACGAAGCACGCCGTCAAGGCCATCACCGAGGCCACCAAGAAAGACCTTCACGGCACCCCGGTACGCGTAAGCATGGTGTCGCCGGGCCTGGTGGAGACCGAGTTCAGCATGGTGCGCTACCGCGGCGACCGCGAGAGGGCCGAATCGGTCTATGAGAATATGCAACCCCTGGTGGCGGAGGACATCGCCGAGATCGTCGTATTCGTGGCGGGGCGCCCGCCGCATGTGAACATCATGGACACGGTGGTCTTTCCGGTGGCCCAGTCTTCCTCCTCCATGGTGTGGCGAGAAGGGGAGGACGCCCGTGCATAG